The Budorcas taxicolor isolate Tak-1 chromosome 2, Takin1.1, whole genome shotgun sequence genome window below encodes:
- the TAS1R2 gene encoding taste receptor type 1 member 2: MGPQGRAACSLLFVLQALAEPAENSEFFLPGDYLLGGLFTLHANVKGIVHLNYLKVPKCKEYEMKVLGYNLMQAMRFAVEEINNDSSLLPDVLLGYEMVDSCYMSNNVQPVLYFLSQDDYFLPIQEDYSHYAPRVVAIIGPDNSESTKTVASFLSLFLLPQITYSAINDELGNKGRFPAVLRTMPGADHHMEAMVQVLLHFRWNWIVVLASGDDYGRENSHLLSQRLAHRDICIAFQETLPTPQPDQTMTPQDQERLEAIVGKLQQSTARVVVVFSPELALHNFFREVLRQNFTGAVWIASESWAIDPVLHNLTELQRAGTFLGITTQSVPIPGFSEFRVRRSRLGRPALNRSSGGATCNQECDTCLNTTESFNSILTLSGERVVYSVYSSVYAVAHALHSFLGCNQSGCRKDVVYPWQLLLEIRKVNFTLLGHQIFFNEQGDLSLNLEVIQWRWDLSQNPFRSIASYQPFKRQLKRIQDISWNTPNNTIPVSMCSKNCQPGQKKKPVGLHPCCFECIDCAPGTFLNQTLDEFDCQPCPSSEWSHRKDTSCFKRKLAFLEWDEAPTIVVVLLAALGFLSTLAVVVIFWRHAQTPVVRSAGGPMCFLMLAPLLMAYAAVPVYVGPPSVSSCLFRQAFFTLCFTACISCITVRSFQIVCVFKMARRLPRAYSCWGRYHGPYVFVASVVMLKLVIVASNILATTAMPTTRVDPDDPRIMILSCNPNYHRGLLINTSLDLLLSVLGFGFAYTGKELPTNYNEAKFITFCMTFYFSSSVFLCTFMAVYSGVLVTILDLLVTVLNLLGISLGYFGPKCYMILCYPERNTPAYFNSVIQGYTMRKD, encoded by the exons ATGGGACCCCAGGGGAGGGCAGCCTGCTCCCTGCTCTTCGTGCTGCAAGCCCTGGCTGAGCCGGCAGAGAACTCAGAGTTCTTCCTGCCTGGTGATTACCTCCTGGGTGGCCTTTTCACCCTCCATGCCAACGTGAAGGGCATTGTCCACCTCAACTACCTGAAGGTGCCCAAGTGCAAGGA GTACGAGATGAAGGTGCTGGGCTACAACCTCATGCAGGCCATGCGCTTCGCGGTGGAGGAGATCAACAACGATAGCAGCCTGCTGCCCGACGTGCTGCTGGGCTACGAGATGGTGGACTCCTGCTACATGTCCAACAACGTGCAGCCCGTGCTCTACTTCCTGTCTCAGGACGACTACTTCCTGCCCATCCAGGAGGACTACAGCCACTATGCGCCCCGCGTGGTGGCCATCATAGGTCCCGACAACTCCGAGTCCACGAAGACCGTGGCCagcttcctctccctcttcctccttccacag ATCACCTACAGCGCCATCAACGACGAGCTGGGCAACAAGGGCAGGTTCCCCGCGGTGCTGCGCACCATGCCGGGCGCGGACCACCATATGGAGGCTATGGTGCAGGTGCTGCTGCACTTCCGCTGGAACTGGATCGTCGTGCTGGCCAGCGGCGACGACTACGGCCGCGAGAACAGCCACCTGCTCAGCCAGCGCCTGGCGCACCGCGACATCTGTATCGCCTTCCAGGAGACGCTGCCCACGCCGCAGCCCGACCAGACCATGACGCCGCAGGACCAGGAGCGTCTGGAGGCCATCGTGGGCAAGCTGCAGCAGAGCACGGCGCGCGTGGTGGTGGTGTTCTCGCCGGAGCTGGCCCTGCACAACTTCTTCCGCGAGGTGCTGCGCCAGAACTTCACGGGCGCCGTGTGGATCGCCTCCGAGTCCTGGGCCATCGACCCGGTGCTGCACAACCTCACCGAGCTGCAGCGTGCCGGCACCTTCCTGGGCATCACCACCCAGAGCGTGCCCATCCCGGGCTTCAGCGAGTTCCGTGTCCGCCGCTCCCGCCTCGGCCGGCCCGCCCTCAACAGGAGCAGCGGGGGAGCCACCTGCAACCAGGAGTGCGACACCTGTCTGAACACCACCGAGTCCTTCAACAGCATCCTCACGCTCTCCGGCGAGCGCGTGGTTTACAGCGTGTACTCCTCCGTCTACGCCGTGGCGCACGCGCTGCACAGTTTCCTGGGCTGCAACCAGAGCGGCTGCCGCAAGGATGTGGTCTACCCTTGGCAG CTGCTTCTGGAGATCAGGAAGGTCAACTTCACCCTCCTGGGCCACCAAATCTTCTTCAACGAGCAAGGGGACCTGTCCCTGAACCTGGAGGTTATCCAGTGGCGATGGGACCTGAGCCAGAACCCTTTCCGGAGCATCGCCTCCTACCAGCCATTCAAGCGGCAGCTGAAGCGCATCCAGGACATCTCCTGGAACACCCCCAACAACACG ATCCCTGTGTCCATGTGTTCCAAGAACTGCCAGCCTGGGCAGAAGAAGAAGCCGGTGGGCCTGCACCCCTGCTGCTTCGAGTGCATTGACTGCGCCCCGGGCACCTTCCTCAACCAAACCTTAG ATGAATTTGACTGCCAGCCCTGCCCAAGCTCCGAGTGGTCCCACAGGAAAGACACCTCCTGCTTCAAGCGGAAGCTGGCCTTCCTCGAATGGGACGAGGCCCCCACCATAGTCGTGGTCCTGCTGGCCGCGCTGGGCTTCCTCAGCACCCTGGCCGTGGTGGTCATCTTCTGGAGGCATGCTCAGACGCCCGTGGTGCGCTCGGCGGGCGGGCCCATGTGCTTCCTGATGCTGGCGCCGCTGCTGATGGCGTACGCGGCGGTCCCCGTGTACGTGGGGCCCCCCTCGGTGTCGTCCTGCCTCTTCCGCCAGGCCTTCTTCACGCTCTGCTTCAccgcctgcatctcctgcatcaccgTGCGCTCCTTCCAGATCGTCTGCGTCTTCAAGATGGCCCGACGCCTCCCGCGTGCCTACAGCTGCTGGGGCCGCTACCACGGGCCCTATGTCTTCGTGGCGTCCGTCGTGATGCTCAAGTTGGTCATCGTGGCCAGCAACATTCTGGCCACGACCGCCATGCCCACCACCCGCGTGGACCCCGACGACCCCAGGATCATGATCTTGTCCTGCAACCCCAACTACCACCGGGGGCTGCTGATCAACACCAGCCTGGACCTGCTCCTGTCCGTGCTGGGCTTCGGCTTCGCCTACACGGGCAAGGAGCTGCCCACCAACTACAACGAGGCCAAGTTCATCACCTTCTGCATGAccttctatttctcctcctccGTCTTCCTCTGCACCTTCATGGCTGTCTACAGCGGGGTGCTGGTCACCATCCTCGACCTCCTGGTCACCGTGCTGAACCTCCTGGGCATCAGCCTGGGCTACTTTGGCCCCAAGTGTTACATGATCCTGTGCTACCCGGAGCGCAACACGCCGGCTTACTTCAACAGCGTGATCCAGGGCTACACCATGCGGAAGGACTAG